One Huiozyma naganishii CBS 8797 chromosome 5, complete genome DNA segment encodes these proteins:
- the PUT4 gene encoding proline permease PUT4 (similar to Saccharomyces cerevisiae PUT4 (YOR348C); ancestral locus Anc_7.44) — MAAEKYPGLTVVGSSSDDAATTHTIGSAGALPAKDKYNKTIEFVDVESQQSTSSATISEKLGDGDGDADPFANEGSLQQGLKSRHIQMIALGGAIGTGLFVGTSSTLALCGPAGLFISYIIISSVVYPIMCGFGEMVCYLPGNGNDASGSAAHLVARYVDKSLGFATAWNYYYCYIILVAAECTAASGVVEYWTVAVPKGVWILIFLGIVVILNFGPVKYYGEAEFWFASIKILCIVGLIILSFILFWGGGPNHDRLGFRYWQRPGAFTEHIMKGGFGRFLDIYSGVIKGGFAFILGPELVCLTSAECEDQRRNIAKAARRFIWRLMFFYVLGTLAISVIVAYNDPSLVSALASGKPGAGSSPFVIGIQNAGIRVLPHIINACILSSAWSAGNAFMFASTRSLLTMARNGDAPRVFGKINRFGVPYVAISLSGGLSCLAFLNVSSSTADVFNWFSNISTISGFIGWICGCVAYIRFRKAIFFNGMYDRLPFKTWGQPYAVYYSLFVISLITLTNGYATFIPKNWKGSDFVAAYITLPIFVVLWVGHKLWTRTFTKRWWRRVDQIDVTTGLVDIEERTKILDETRVEPSTRWQKFMDAVL; from the coding sequence ATGGCTGCTGAAAAATATCCAGGACTGACCGTTGTTGGGTCGTCGTCCGATGATGCTGCTACTACACACACAATTGGTTCTGCTGGCGCGCTGCCAGCAAAGGACAAGTACAACAAGACAATTGAGTTCGTCGATGTGGAGTCCCAGCAGTCGACTTCGTCAGCTACAATAAGCGAGAAGCTCGGTGACGGCGACGGCGACGCGGACCCGTTCGCCAACGAGGGGTCCCTCCAGCAGGGGCTCAAGTCCCGGCACATCCAGATGATCGCGCTCGGCGGGGCCATCGGTACGGGGCTCTTCGTCGGTACGTCCTCGACACTTGCTCTGTGCGGGCCCGCGGGGCTGTTCATCTCGTACATCATCATCTCCTCCGTCGTGTACCCAATCATGTGCGGGTTCGGGGAGATGGTGTGCTACTTGCCCGGGAACGGGAACGACGCGTCCGGGTCCGCGGCACACCTCGTTGCTAGGTACGTTGACAAATCGCTCGGGTTCGCCACGGCGTGgaactactactactgctacaTCATCCTTGTCGCCGCGGAGTGTACCGCCGCGTCAGGGGTGGTCGAGTACTGGACAGTCGCGGTGCCCAAGGGGGTGTGGATCCTCATCTTCCTCGGGATCGTAGTCATTTTGAACTTCGGACCGGTCAAGTACTACGGTGAGGCGGAATTCTGGTTTGCGTCCATCAAGATCCTGTGTATCGTCGGGCTGATCATCTTATCGTTCATACTGTTCTGGGGGGGTGGGCCCAACCACGACAGACTCGGGTTCCGGTACTGGCAGAGACCAGGCGCGTTCACAGAACACATAATGAAGGGCGGGTTTGGCAGGTTCCTTGACATTTACTCCGGGGTCATCAAGGGCGGGTTCGCCTTTATCTTGGGGCCCGAACTGGTCTGCTTGACCTCTGCGGAGTGTGAGGACCAGCGCAGGAACATCGCCAAGGCGGCAAGAAGGTTTATTTGGAGACTCATGTTCTTCTACGTGTTGGGGACGCTTGCCATCAGCGTCATCGTCGCATACAACGATCCTAGTCTGGTGAGCGCGCTGGCGAGCGGGAAACCAGGCGCTGGGTCCTCCCCCTTCGTCATCGGGATCCAGAACGCAGGGATCCGCGTGCTCCCCCACATCATCAACGCGTGTATCTTATCCAGTGCATGGTCTGCAGGGAACGCGTTCATGTTTGCGTCGACACGGTCGCTGTTGACAATGGCGAGGAACGGAGACGCCCCACGCGTGTTCGGGAAGATCAACAGGTTTGGTGTCCCCTACGTGGCCATCTCCCTTTCGGGGGGCCTTTCCTGCCTTGCGTTCTTGAACGTCAGCTCATCCACGGCAGACGTGTTCAATTGGTTCTCAAACATCAGCACCATCTCTGGGTTCATCGGGTGGATCTGCGGGTGTGTCGCATACATCCGGTTCCGCAAggccatcttcttcaacgggATGTACGACAGACTGCCCTTCAAGACCTGGGGGCAGCCATACGCCGTGTACTACTCCCTGTTTGTCATCTCGCTCATCACGCTCACGAACGGGTACGCCACGTTCATCccaaagaactggaagGGCTCGGACTTTGTCGCCGCATACATCACACTGCCCATATTCGTCGTGCTGTGGGTCGGACACAAGCTCTGGACCCGCACGTTCACCAAGAGGTGGTGGAGGCGCGTCGACCAGATCGACGTCACTACGGGGCTCGTGGATATTGAGGAAAGAACCAAGATCCTCGACGAGACAAGAGTGGAACCATCGACAAGATGGCAGAAGTTCATGGACGCCGTGCTCTGA
- the CIN1 gene encoding Cin1p (similar to Saccharomyces cerevisiae CIN1 (YOR349W); ancestral locus Anc_7.43), with the protein MSGVDVDRTLQSIQDALWTNSLTSPGQPSLQETVHSVNVFLADPAILLVQLPHWVPRIGGQFSCEVGCKDKELRLEDTHFIALATLFYEFCKVCQWKKVVAFLPTDVSQLHAVVSLIQRSQKHKVDWHLIYFLLSWLYVLVLSPFKLQSIDTHILQALRQYAGNTSLTPIVAKITAQLFQKNEQLLLSAWQNNEVDLLTLNYYLKVPRSGSMFQDTLVEGTTHRCLTTDNEPIVVLKLLPKLFAHYYREAETNDGPLQDILNWYFDHLGSNSTEFRFQLAHSLKKIFEFIWGRFDDRQLVLDTLRELVTNIPITLQDGDINVLHTQLLIVAECSKFITDGETLEQIARDILPVTTFFQQLAPNGTIRGTQIQDASNFVIWSFARTRAPPTKFVTSCVKCLLVNTAFDRDIVIRRSSQAALQELLGRHGRSILDNATVMSLVQLPVHNLAQSYYGNIRTLYEVLPAEWFEYVFDWLLQFNLFQNLDLNVVKLTIKCVSNFINGTEVNVSTHLDRISQQHPPNQATPLNGSKMVWLLTELKLKHEMISDYVDVMWGQRPHHHSSTREEYFEFLAILRYWQHPTSILIDKFNKELFFHIVNNVSEAHEWFDEFNLSVNEVLKRLMEREMDEELYELTEKYLTYNKPLICASLPQLLRQNQFFNLFLKNESAITCPSKALLLSTLNREKDLATKFWQSPDGLGILMRGLDDYTITVQGDVGRLVRHKALEFINIYFNKLPSGYTANDELPQILLRLAIESARTVRQLAMEIILKYYVPNMSATIQDTLKLDKFKDSHNILLLLMHSELLDHTKKTSFWRSYAMYAGATRSTEEEIIQAIDEFTVWYDNMVSQESQQEVLREIVISIPTAAQITENKKLIKFAVTGLLFLQRLWSSRTACGTAYFNWKGVYAKLHNLMIVNAINGLLLQRSVIEMLPFLCVAWRNAVGKSFADLTFVNTILKRLIIFANKAAVTESSSAIQKYAVRSIAQIYIEFGAERHLEALRNSISYTGGVGKEADLLLTT; encoded by the coding sequence ATGTCTGGGGTGGACGTAGACAGGACTTTGCAATCGATACAGGATGCGCTGTGGACAAACAGTCTCACTTCGCCTGGCCAGCCGTCTCTGCAAGAGACTGTACACAGTGTAAACGTGTTCCTAGCGGACCCAGCTATCCTTTTGGTGCAGTTACCGCATTGGGTGCCCCGTATCGGAGGCCAGTTTTCCTGTGAAGTGGGCTGCAAAGATAAGGAACTGCGTCTCGAGGATACGCATTTCATAGCATTGGCCACACTGTTCTACGAGTTTTGTAAAGTGTGCCAGTGGAAAAAAGTGGTCGCGTTTTTACCTACAGATGTCTCTCAATTGCATGCAGTCGTGTCACTGATACAGCGTTCCCAAAAGCACAAAGTGGATTGGCACCTTATCTATTTCCTTCTATCGTGGCTGTACGTGCTCGTGTTATCGCCGTTCAAATTGCAAAGTATAGATACGCACATTCTACAGGCCTTGAGGCAGTACGCGGGAAACACATCCTTAACACCGATAGTTGCAAAGATCACTGCACAgctctttcaaaagaatGAGCAACTGCTTTTATCGGCATGGCAGAACAATGAGGTCGACTTGTTGACTTTGAATTATTATCTAAAGGTGCCGAGATCTGGATCCATGTTTCAAGATACCCTCGTGGAAGGTACAACGCACAGGTGCCTCACCACAGACAATGAACCCATTGTCGTGCTCAAATTGCTGCCGAAACTGTTCGCACACTACTACAGAGAGGCCGAGACAAATGATGGACCCTTACAAGACATACTGAACTGGTACTTTGACCATCTCGGCTCAAATTCAACAGAGTTTCGGTTTCAACTCGCTcactctttgaagaaaatattcgAATTTATTTGGGGCCGCTTCGATGACAGACAACTCGTCTTGGATACATTGCGGGAACTGGTGACTAATATACCCATCACCCTCCAAGATGGAGACATTAACGTCCTACACACACAACTCCTAATCGTAGCTGAATGCTCCAAATTCATTACCGATGGCGAGACGTTGGAGCAGATAGCAAGGGATATCTTACCTGTAACCACCTTCTTCCAGCAACTGGCTCCCAACGGCACAATTAGAGGCACGCAAATCCAGGACGCTTCTAACTTCGTAATATGGTCCTTCGCCCGCACAAGGGCACCACCGACAAAGTTTGTGACCAGCTGCGTGAAGTGTCTCCTCGTCAATACAGCATTCGATAGAGATATTGTAATCAGAAGATCCTCCCAGGCGGCCCTGCAGGAACTTTTGGGGAGACACGGTCGTTCGATCCTCGATAATGCAACAGTAATGAGTCTCGTACAGTTGCCAGTTCATAATCTCGCACAATCTTATTACGGGAACATACGGACCTTGTACGAAGTGCTCCCCGCAGAATGGTTTGAGTACGTGTTTGATTGGCTCTTACAGTTcaatcttttccaaaatttggaCCTTAACGTCGTGAAACTAACCATCAAATGTGTGTCTAATTTTATCAATGGGACAGAAGTAAACGTATCGACTCATTTGGATAGAATTTCCCAGCAGCACCCACCAAACCAGGCAACACCGTTGAACGGTAGCAAAATGGTATGGCTTCTAACGGAACTAAAGCTCAAGCACGAAATGATATCAGACTACGTTGACGTGATGTGGGGACAGAGACCCCATCACCATAGTTCAACAAGGGAAGAAtactttgaatttttggCCATCTTGCGGTATTGGCAGCACCCCACGTCGatcctcatcgacaaaTTCAATAAAGAATTGTTCTTTCACATTGTCAATAATGTGTCAGAGGCTCATGAGTGGTTTGATGAATTCAATTTATCTGTCAATGAGGTCCTTAAACGTTTGATGGAGAGAGAAATGGACGAGGAATTATATGAACTTACTGAAAAGTACCTAACCTATAACAAACCGCTAATTTGTGCATCACTGCCTCAACTCCTGCGGCAAAACCAATTCTTCAACCTGTTTCTCAAAAATGAGTCCGCAATAACGTGTCCGTCAAAAGCTTTACTGCTCTCGACATTAAACAGGGAAAAGGATCTTGCAACCAAATTTTGGCAATCGCCAGATGGGTTGGGGATATTAATGCGCGGGTTGGACGATTATACCATCACAGTTCAAGGGGATGTCGGACGCCTGGTAAGGCATAAAGCACTTGAGTTCATAAACATttacttcaacaaattgcCATCAGGTTACACAGCTAATGATGAACTGCCCCAGATATTACTTAGGCTGGCAATAGAATCTGCAAGAACGGTGAGGCAATTAGCAATGGAAatcattttgaaatattACGTCCCAAATATGTCCGCCACAATACAGGATACTTTGAAACTCGATAAGTTCAAAGATTCTCACAATATTTTGTTACTCCTTATGCACTCAGAATTACTTGACCACACAAAGAAAACCTCATTTTGGAGAAGTTATGCCATGTATGCCGGTGCCACTCGATCcactgaagaagaaataatACAAGCAATTGACGAATTTACCGTTTGGTATGACAATATGGTCTCCCAAGAGAGTCAGCAGGAAGTGCTACGGGAGATCGTTATCAGTATACCAACAGCTGCCCAAATCACAGAGAATAAAAAGTTGATCAAATTTGCAGTGACTGGTCTGTTATTCCTGCAAAGGCTGTGGTCATCAAGAACGGCATGTGGAACTGCTTATTTCAACTGGAAAGGTGTATACGCCAAACTTCACAACCTAATGATTGTAAACGCCATAAACGGTTTGCTGCTTCAAAGGTCCGTGATCGAAATGCTTCCCTTTTTGTGTGTCGCATGGAGGAACGCTGTTGGCAAGTCGTTTGCAGATTTAACATTTGTCAATACCATATTGAAGAGGCTCATTATTTTTGCTAACAAAGCGGCGGTAACGGAATCTAGTTCAGCAATCCAAAAATATGCTGTAAGATCTATTGCCCAAATATATATTGAATTTGGTGCGGAAAGGCATTTGGAAGCGCTACGAAATTCTATCTCGTATACGGGGGGGGTTGGAAAAGAGGCGGACCTGTTGCTTACTACGTAG
- the REV1 gene encoding deoxycytidyl transferase (similar to Saccharomyces cerevisiae REV1 (YOR346W); ancestral locus Anc_7.46) → MRARMAGGDAGYSYGEYFADKREKQRRQDEAARGFASRGGIFAGLVVYVNGYTRPWDRLKLHAEIVKHGGEFCHYMSGKRQVTHIIASNLTLKKFVEFRNYKVVSAQWVVDSIQRGRLLPWQDYRVEGQGDDQQKLDLKALRATSTTDCNGPDFITNYFSNSRLHLLSSWKAKLYREALIRFQKGAVHLPQGNDTLTVFHIDFDSFFAITAYLYRPIEYRDCEFDKDPIVVCHGKHNSDIASCNYVARGYGVKNGMWVREAEKLMPGGVHLVKLPYCFKQFRDTSDLFYKILIEEFKDEFGGLVYPISIDELLAVIVNCKLDTAQLCERIRQRVFEQTQGCSVSIGVAGTRIGARLALKLAKPNGYKLWPSPQEDDTAFLDKLVPSDIPGLGPSLLSRLHASYPQVKTLLQLRGLTLKQLQTPLGEKVGEKTFYRLRGQDDPESLKLLYEPETVLQRKTISVDINWAIRFRTIEQVDTFMDRCATFILEDNPEVLTAQVTLKIMQRCADAPLEPTKYLGMGRCNALSQSSNLGLPTRDPGVIITELHSLFRKVNCLPGDVRGVGVSLSKLTSVGRTVGHAVGPLRNQPTLPFLQSTRTPNSTTTTTPVENSRKRCVSPLKTLRINEENDSRSQATTEYQEQFLSELPTQIRREINREQAIKRKVESTKLDKIRADAQKRQKAQDTCKDHFLGQDSLFEPIKFQGCSRFKDICKLINKWIDQTACESKGPHPRDVKLFRRYLVKLAASNRTHLLLQIANLISLNLNLKASDSDKEVVDATRSGLQEWDNILLHTVVKILNENKTTFQRERKVKIEFDI, encoded by the coding sequence ATGAGGGCGAGGATGGCTGGCGGTGACGCGGGGTACTCGTACGGGGAGTACTTTGCCGACAAGAGGGAGAAACAGAGGAGGCAGGATGAGGCCGCGAGGGGTTTTGCAAGTCGCGGTGGGATATTCGCAGGGCTTGTCGTGTACGTGAACGGGTACACGCGGCCGTGGGATAGGCTTAAATTGCACGCAGAGATCGTGAAACATGGTGGTGAGTTCTGCCACTATATGTCAGGGAAACGGCAAGTGACACATATAATAGCTTCAAACCTCACACTCAAGAAATTCGTAGAGTTTCGTAACTATAAAGTGGTCTCCGCTCAATGGGTAGTAGACTCAATACAGCGGGGGAGATTGCTCCCCTGGCAAGATTACAGAGTGGAGGGGCAGGGGGATGATCAACAGAAACTAGACTTGAAAGCACTGCGTGCAACGAGCACGACCGATTGTAATGGACCCGATTTCATTACTAACTACTTCAGTAACTCACGGTTACATTTGTTGTCCTCATGGAAGGCTAAACTGTACAGGGAGGCGCTGATCAGGTTTCAAAAAGGTGCAGTACATTTGCCCCAGGGCAACGATACACTCACGGTGTTCCATATCGATTTCGATTCTTTCTTCGCTATCACTGCATACTTGTACAGACCTATCGAATACAGGGACTGTGAATTCGATAAAGATCCAATAGTCGTCTGTCACGGTAAACATAACTCCGATATAGCATCCTGCAATTACGTAGCAAGAGGGTACGGAGTCAAGAACGGTATGTGGGTCCGTGAGGCGGAGAAACTGATGCCTGGGGGGGTCCACCTAGTTAAATTGCCCTACTGTTTCAAACAGTTCAGAGACACTTCGGACCTGTTCTACAAGATCCTCATTGAAGAGTTTAAAGACGAGTTCGGAGGGCTCGTGTACCCAATCTCCATAGACGAACTGCTGGCAGTCATCGTCAATTGTAAATTGGACACGGCACAGTTATGCGAGCGTATTAGACAACGTGTATTTGAACAAACACAAGGTTGCTCGGTCAGTATTGGCGTCGCGGGGACAAGAATAGGTGCAAGACTCGCACTCAAACTGGCTAAACCAAACGGGTACAAACTTTGGCCCAGCCCACAGGAGGACGACACAGCGTTCCTTGACAAATTGGTGCCATCAGATATCCCCGGTCTGGGCCCATCTCTGCTCTCCCGATTGCACGCCTCATACCCACAGGTCAAGACTCTTCTACAATTGAGAGGACTCACATTGAAACAGTTGCAGACACCCTTGGGAGAGAAAGTTGGGGAAAAGACATTCTACAGGTTAAGGGGTCAGGACGACCCAGAGTCACTGAAACTCCTGTATGAACCAGAGACCGTGTTGCAAAGGAAAACCATCTCGGTAGATATCAATTGGGCAATAAGGTTCAGGACAATTGAACAGGTGGACACTTTCATGGACCGCTGCGCCACGTTCATACTGGAGGACAACCCAGAGGTCCTCACGGCGCAAGTGACTCTAAAGATCATGCAGCGGTGTGCAGACGCACCCTTGGAACCAACCAAGTACCTTGGAATGGGGAGGTGCAACGCACTCTCGCAGAGTTCCAATTTGGGGCTCCCCACGAGGGACCCAGGTGTAATTATCACAGAGCTGCATAGCTTGTTCCGGAAAGTCAATTGTCTGCCAGGTGACGTCAGGGGGGTCGGCGTCAGCCTTAGCAAGCTCACATCTGTGGGCCGTACTGTTGGGCACGCTGTGGGGCCACTCCGGAACCAACCCACGTTGCCCTTTCTGCAATCTACGAGGACTCCTaattcaacaacaacaacaacgccTGTTGAGAATAGTCGAAAACGGTGTGTGTCCCCCTTGAAAACGTTGAGAATaaacgaagaaaatgaCAGCAGGTCACAAGCGACAACGGAGTACCAGGAGCAGTTCCTCAGCGAACTGCCCACCCAGATACGACGTGAGATAAACAGAGAACAGGCCATCAAACGGAAAGTCGAGAGTACTAAATTGGATAAGATTCGCGCCGATGCACAGAAACGGCAGAAGGCGCAGGACACGTGCAAGGACCACTTCTTGGGGCAGGACTCTCTGTTTGAGCCTATCAAGTTCCAAGGCTGCTCAAGATTCAAAGATATATGCAAGCTGATCAACAAATGGATCGACCAAACCGCGTGCGAGAGCAAAGGACCGCACCCTAGAGATGTCAAGTTGTTCAGAAGGTACCTCGTTAAACTGGCTGCCTCGAACCGGACTCACCTGCTTTTGCAAATTGCGAACCTTATAtcgttgaacttgaacttgaaggcATCGGATTCAGATAAAGAAGTTGTGGATGCTACTCGGTCAGGATTACAGGAATGGGATAACATATTGCTGCACACCGTGGTAAAGATCCTCAACGAGAACAAGACAACTTTTCAGAGGGAACGCAAAGTGAAAATAGAGTTCGATATATGA
- the PYK2 gene encoding pyruvate kinase PYK2 (similar to Saccharomyces cerevisiae CDC19 (YAL038W) and PYK2 (YOR347C); ancestral locus Anc_7.45), whose product MESRLRRLIDLRYDPKGTELRKTSIIGTIGPATNSPEMITDLRKAGLNIVRMNFSHGTHEYHQSVIDNARKSEEIYPGRPLGIALDTKGPEIRTGTTVGEQDLPLQRGHEMLFTTDEQYAKKCDDKVMYLDYKNITKMIKPGKEIFIDDGVLCFEVKEVVDERTLKVVSLNAGKISSRKGVNLPGTDVDLPAMSEKDKEDLRFGVRNKVNMIFASFIRTPQDVIHIREVLGDEGKEIKIISKIESQQGVDNFDDILEVTDGVMVARGDLGIEVPAPEVLAIQKKLIAKCNLAGKPVICATQMLESMTFNPRPTRAEVSDVGNAILDGADCVMLSGETAKGKYPINAVKTMSDTALIAEEAFPYVPHFDDVTACTPKPTCTAETIAVAAVSATIEQDSKAIVVLSTSGGTARMLSKYTPHCPIILITRNQNTARIGHLYKNVFPFHYSQKALDDWTEDVHLRIKYGIQKAKEFNMLETGDTVVSIQGFKCGVGHSNTLQILVAE is encoded by the coding sequence ATGGAGTCCAGACTGCGCCGACTGATTGACTTGAGGTACGACCCGAAGGGGACCGAGCTGCGGAAGACGTCGATCATCGGCACGATTGGCCCCGCGACGAACTCGCCCGAGATGATCACGGACCTGCGGAAGGCCGGGCTGAACATTGTGCGGATGAACTTCTCGCACGGGACGCACGAGTACCACCAGAGTGTCATCGACAACGCGCGGAAGTCCGAGGAGATATACCCGGGAAGACCGCTCGGGATTGCCCTGGACACAAAGGGCCCCGAGATTCGGACCGGCACCACCGTGGGGGAGCAGGATCTCCCCCTGCAGAGGGGCCACGAGATGCTGTTCACCACGGACGAGCAGTACGCGAAGAAGTGCGACGATAAGGTGATGTACCTGGACTACAAGAACATCACCAAAATGATCAAGCCGGGGAAGGAGATATTCATTGATGACGGCGTGCTCTGCTTCGAGGTCAAGGAAGTGGTAGACGAACGTACTTTGAAGGTGGTCTCGTTAAACGCGGGGAAGATTTCCTCAAGGAAAGGCGTGAACCTGCCCGGGACCGATGTCGACTTGCCCGCCATGTCTGAGAAGGACAAGGAGGACCTGAGGTTCGGGGTCCGGAACAAAGTTAACATGATCTTCGCGTCCTTTATAAGAACTCCACAGGATGTGATTCACATCAGGGAAGTGCTGGGCGACGAGGggaaagagatcaagatCATCTCCAAGATCGAGAGTCAACAAGGTGTAGACAATTTCGACGATATCCTAGAGGTTACAGATGGTGTTATGGTCGCAAGAGGCGACTTGGGGATTGAAGTCCCAGCGCCAGAAGTGCTCGCTATACAGAAAAAGCTGATTGCCAAGTGTAACTTGGCAGGCAAACCGGTCATATGTGCGACGCAGATGCTCGAATCGATGACGTTTAACCCACGGCCCACCAGAGCAGAAGTCTCCGATGTGGGTAACGCGATCTTGGACGGTGCCGACTGTGTGATGCTTTCCGGTGAAACAGCAAAGGGGAAGTACCCGATCAATGCGGTGAAGACCATGTCTGACACAGCGCTGATCGCAGAGGAGGCATTCCCCTACGTGCCCCATTTTGATGACGTTACTGCGTGCACGCCGAAGCCTACGTGTACCGCAGAAACTATAGCGGTCGCCGCCGTGTCTGCAACGATTGAACAGGACTCGAAGGCGATCGTCGTACTTTCCACGTCCGGTGGGACCGCCAGAATGCTGTCGAAGTACACGCCGCATTGTCCGATCATCCTGATCACGAGAAATCAAAACACAGCAAGGATAGGGCACCTGTACAAGAATGTATTCCCCTTCCACTATTCTCAAAAGGCGTTGGACGACTGGACCGAGGATGTCCATCTAAGAATCAAGTACGGCATCCAAAAGGCCAAGGAGTTCAACATGCTGGAAACGGGCGACACTGTAGTCTCGATCCAGGGGTTCAAGTGCGGTGTCGGTCACTCGAACACTTTGCAGATCTTGGTTGCGGAATAA